Genomic segment of Tomitella fengzijianii:
ACAACGTCGACGACCCGGCGCTTCGCGCGTTCGTCCCCCGCCTCGACGAACTGGCGGTGCTGTCGTCGGATCTGGCCGGCGACGTCTCGGGGTATCTGGCGGACCTGCCCTCGGACGGGCGGGAGCTCGACGACCTGCTGCAACGCCAGGCGTCGCTCAAGGGGCTGACCCGCAAGTACGCGGCGGACGTCGACGGAGTCCTGGAATGGGCGCGCGACGCGGAGGAGCGCTTGTCCGGGCTGGACATGTCCGAAGGCGCGCTGGCGGAGCTGGCGCAGCGGGTCGAGGATCTGCGCGGCGAGCTCGCCGACGCGGCGTCCGTCCTGCACCGCGCCCGCGCGTCCGCCGCCGCCAAGCTCGGCGAGGCGGTCACCGAGGAGCTGGCAGGCCTCGCGATGGGGAAGTCGCGCCTGGCGGCGCAGGTGGAACTCGTCCCTGCTGCCGAGGACGATCCGTGGCGGATCACGGTCGACGGCGCGCAGGCGCACGCGGCTGCCGACGGCGCGGACACAGTGGATCTGCTCCTGGGATCGCACCCGTCCGCCGACCCGTTGCCGATCGGCAAGACCGCGTCCGGGGGCGAGCTGTCGCGCGTCATGCTGGCCATCGAAGTGGTGCTCGCGGGGAGGGACGGCGGCGGCACCCTGGTGTTCGACGAGGTCGATTCCGGCGTCGGCGGGCGGGCCGCCGTGGAGATCGGCCGTCGCCTGGCGCGGCTTTCCCGCACGCATCAGGTGATCGTGGTGACCCACCTGCCGCAGGTCGCCGCGTTCGCCGACGCGCACCTCGTGATCGGCAAGGAGATCGGCGACGAGGGAGCGCACAGCGCGGTCCGCGGCCTCGACGACCAGGAGCGGGTGGGCGAACTGGCGCGGATGCTC
This window contains:
- the recN gene encoding DNA repair protein RecN, producing MLAEIRIDGLGVISAASARFHPGFTALTGETGAGKTMVVTSLHLLGGARSDAGRVRTGAQRAAVEGRFTLDDLSAEAHAAVEEIVDAGASEVDEDGSIIAVRTVGKDGRSRAHLGGRSVPIGLLGRLTGQLLAVHGQNDQLRLLRPERRRHALDTFAFDEIGPLLEHYRETRRDFGAARDEYAERTDRARELAQESDRLRLGAEEIAAVDPQPGEDVAIAAEVRRLGELDSLREAAEYVHAALAGASSFAGEGEGIADLASGARGRLDNVDDPALRAFVPRLDELAVLSSDLAGDVSGYLADLPSDGRELDDLLQRQASLKGLTRKYAADVDGVLEWARDAEERLSGLDMSEGALAELAQRVEDLRGELADAASVLHRARASAAAKLGEAVTEELAGLAMGKSRLAAQVELVPAAEDDPWRITVDGAQAHAAADGADTVDLLLGSHPSADPLPIGKTASGGELSRVMLAIEVVLAGRDGGGTLVFDEVDSGVGGRAAVEIGRRLARLSRTHQVIVVTHLPQVAAFADAHLVIGKEIGDEGAHSAVRGLDDQERVGELARMLAGLDDTETGRAHAEELLATASADRAR